In Chitinophagaceae bacterium, the genomic window AGAAGTATTGATAAAGCAAATTGCCGGGGCGGTGGCAAAGCGCATTGTTAACTATTTGCATATAGGCGATAAGGTAAAGCAAAATGAAGAATTGGGATTTATTAAATTTGGCAGCAGGGTTGATTTATTGTTGCCTTTAAATACCAGGATTAAAGTGAAGTTAAATGAAACCGTTAAAGGCGGCGTTTCGGTAATTGCAGAACTTTAAATTTAATTGTACAAATGAATATTGTTATAACCGGTGGCAGCCGTGGAATTGGAAAGGCAATTGCCGAAAAATTTAATAAAGCAGGCAATACTTTGCTGCTTTGCAGCCGTAATATTAATTTACTGGAATTAGCAGCAAGCGAACTGCAACAGAAAAATGCCGCTTCCATCAAAATTTTTGCCGCCGATTTATCCCAAACGGAAGAAGTGCTGAAATTTGCTAATTTTTGTTTGGAGCAGGGAACGCCGGATATTTTGGTAAATAATGCCGGCCTTTTTATTTCCGGAAAAGTACATAACGAAGCCGATGGCCAGTTGGAACGCATGTTAAATATCAACCTCTTTAGCGCTTATCATTTAACACGTGCCGTATTGCCTGCTATGTTTAAAAATCGTTCGGGCCATATTTTTAATATTTGTTCTGTGGCTTCACTGCAACCTTACAACGAAGGCGGCAGCTACAGCATCAGTAAATATGCTTTAAAAGGCTTTAGTGAAAACCTGAGGTATGAGCTAAGGGAAAAAGGAATAAAAGTTACGGCCGTATACCCTGGTGCAGTAATGACGGAATCGTGGACAGGCTTTGACAATAGCCAAAACCGCATTATGGAAGTTTCGGATATTGCCGAAATGATATATACTGCTTCCAAATTATCTGCACAGGCTGTTGTGGAAAATATGGTAATAAGGCCGCAGCTTGGGGATTTATAATATCCTTTAACAGTTTCTTACAATCATTTATCCTTATTTTAAAAAACCTGCAACAGGTATTGGGCTAAATTTGCATTTTGACCATGCAATTTTTATTTACAAAAATATTTTTATCGGGCTACTTAATTATCAATGCCTTTTTTTTACAGGCGCAAGTAAAAGTATCGGCAAATGTTTCTCCTGCTGTAATTTACCAAAATGAATATGCTACTTTTCGAGTGGTAATTGAAAACAGCAATGGCGTTCAAAAGGTTGCTCCACCAGATTTTAAAAATTTTTATTTGGTAAGCGGACCCAATGAAGAGTTTTGGGAGAGCTCATTAAATAACCAGCCTGCAAAAAAATATTATGCCGTAAGTTATATCGTTCAGCCTAAAGTATCCGGAAGGCTGGCTATTGGTATTGCCAAGGTAAAAGTAAATGGAGCAACTTATGCAACAACATCAAAGCAAATAACCGTATTAAAGAGTATTACACCTGGCAGTAATGCACAACAAAACTATCCTTTTACACAAGCCGATCCTTTTCAAAACAAAAAACCAGCAAAAGAAGAATTTACCGAATTTATTTTAAAAAAGGGAGATGATGTAAGTAAAAAGATAAGCAGGAATATGCAGCTTGTATTGGAAACCAGCAAGCAAACCTGCTATATTGGCGAGCCGTTGGTAGCAACCTATAATTTATATACCCGGTTAAAAAGCAACAGCCGGTTAGATAAAAGCCCATCTTTCAACGGGTTTTCGGTAATTGATTTGCAGCAGCCAGACGATTATGGGTTTGCGAGAAAAAAATGGGAAGGAAGGGAGTACAATGTTTATAGCATTAGAAAAGTACAGTTATATCCATTGCAATCCGGAAAATTTGAACTGGAGCCTGCAACTCTTTTTAATGAAGTACAGTTTTTAAAGCCCGAAGCTATAAACAATCCCGATGTAATCTATAATATGTACAACGGCGCAGGTGTAAACCCCGATGATATTATTACAGAAAACATAACCCTTTCCAGCAAGCCGGTAGCAATAGAGGTAAAACCATTTCCTGAAAAAGATAAACCACCTGATTTTAACGGAGCTGTAGGTGAGTTTGAAATAAGCGCTGCTGTTGAAAAAGAAAGTATTGCTACAGATGTGCCGGGCAAATTACTCATTGCAATTTCAGGAAGCGGAAATATGGAATTAATTACTGTGCCTGATGTAAAATGGCCTAAGGGTATAGAGGCTTATGAAGTAAAACTTAACGATAAATTAAATACATTGGCAGTACCCGTGAGCGGCACAAAATATTTTGACATTCCATTTTCTATTGCAAAAGAAGGCAATTATACCCTGCCTTCCATTCATTTTACGTATTTTGATCCCAATACTGCTGCGTATAAAAAAATTGCTACACAACCCATTGCAATTTCAGTTACAAAAGGAAATAGCACAAAAGGCATTTTTGTCGGCAACAATGCAACAGCAAAAGAAAAATTAAGCCCGCTCAACCAATTGTTTCAAAACAGGCCATTGGTGGTTACTATTATTGCTGCATTTATTATTGGCGGATTAATTTTTTGGCTAAGAAAGGAACAAAAAAGTGAAGAGAAAATAGAAGCCTTTAAAAGGGTAGAGCAAGCCCAACAGCGTAAGCAGGATGAAGAATTGCACCGGCTTTTTATTCAAAAAGCATCTCTTGTACAAAATGCATTAAAGCAAACAGAAAATTTTTTATACACAGGTAATTCCAGCGAATTTTATACAGCGCTCAATAAAGAGTTTAAAAACTTTCTTTCAGAAAAACTAGCCATTCACCGGGAAGAAATCAGCAGTAAAAAAATAATGTATACAATGGATAAAAAGGGCTTTAACAACGAGGTAATACTTCAAGCACAAAACCTGCTACAGGATATAGACAAGCAGGTTTATTCCCCATTGCCATCTCATGAAGGAAAGCAGGAATTGTACAGCCGTACCCAGCAATTTATACAATATTTAAATGGCTTTAGCAGTGCTGGTATTATTCGGTAAACCGGTAGCCAATACCTCTTACAGAATGAAAGTAGCGTGGGTTGCGGCTATCCTCTTCAAAATATTTTCTAAAGTTGAGGATAAAATTATCTATTGTTCTGGTTGTAGGGTATACGTTGTATCCCCAAACAGCCTGTAATATTTTTTCCCGGGTTACCACTTCGCCTTTGTTCTCTATCAATAATTTCAGCAGCATTATTTCTTTTTTAGTAAGCATTAACTTTTTTGCATTTTTTCCAAAAGCTTCCAGGGCTTTAAAATCTATTTTGTTTTTTCCAAAGCTATAAATTTCTGGCAGCGGTTTTTTTATGGCAATTTGCTCGCTTTTTTTAATTAGGTTTTGTACCCGCAGCAATAATTCTTCAAGGTTAAAGGGTTTGTTGAGATAATCATCTGCGCCTTTTTTTAAACCTAGTACACGGTCGGCGCTGTTGTTTTTTGCGCTAAGTATCAGTACAGGAATAAGGTTGCCAGTGAGTCTAATATTTTCTAAAACGCTGATGCCGTCAATTTCAGGGAGCATAATATCCAAAATAATTAAATCAAAATGCTCCTGCTGTACGGCTTTTAAAGCTTCAGCGCCGTTGTATGCGCTGCTTATTAAGTAACCTTCCAGCTCAAGGTTAAGCTTTAAGGCTTCCTGTAAATTTTCTTCATCTTCAACAAGCAATATAGAATATGGTTTGCCCTGCATGGTATTCAATAAAATTATATCAAAGGAATAGAAAAGGCAAAGATACTGCCGCCCTGCGGGTTATCGGTTACTTCAATTTTTCCTTTGTGTGTAAAAATGATATTTTTAACCAGGTAAAGGCCAAGCCCGGTTCCTTTAGCTTTTTTGGTAGCTTCATTGCCGAGGCGGTAATGTCGGTTAAAAATATTTTGCTTTTCATTGTTGGGGATGCCTTGCCCGTTGTCGGTTATCGAAAACAGTGCATTTGGCCCTTTTTTGGCCAGCATGATGCATATACTTTTATCTTTGGGAGAATATTTTAGGGCATTTTCCAAAAGGTTGTTGATGGTTATTTGCAGCAGTATGGCATCGCCATTTACTATTGTATTATCTTCAACAGATGCCAGAATTTCCCTTTCGGGATAGCGTTGCATATATTCCTGAACCAGTTTCTGGGTAATAGCAGCTATATCCGTTTCCTCCGGGTGGTACATATATCCTCCGGCTTCTATTTGAGAGGAGAATAAGAGGTTATTGCTTAAATCATTTAGCCTGTTAGCCTCCTGGAGCGTATTGTGGAGCAGGCGCTGCTGCCGGTTTTCATCAAGCTTATGCTTGAGCAGGGTTTCTAAATTTAATTTGGCAACGGCAATAGGCGTTTTAAGTTCATGTGTAATGGCCATCATAAAACTTTGCTGCTGTTGCGAATGTTTCAGTTGCCTCCTGATTGCCCTGAATACAAATACGGCGCCGGCAATTATCAGTAAAAAAAAAATGGAGCCTTCCCCAACATACTGGGCTACTTTTCTTTTTCTATCTTCTTCAATTGCCTTAAATTTTAAATCATAATTATAATCGCTTTTAATTAATTCGGCTTTACGTATGTTAACCATTATTTGGTTTTGTTGCATTAATGCAATAAACCACCATACCAGTGCTGCTATTATATAAGCAAGCAATACCCAATAGATAACGTAAATGCTTTTAATTTTTTTGGGTTTTGCTGTCATTGCAAAAAATTAATTTCTTTTATCGAGCCCCCACGAAAGTTTGTTACGGAGGGTTTGCAAAAAATTATTTTCATTAAGGCGTATGAGATTGATGCCGAATTCTTCTTTTTTTATGGCAATTTGCACTTCTTTGGGTACCGCTTCTTTGCGGCTGTCAAGGGTACAAAGGAAGCCATCGGTGCGGCCTTCAATTTCAAAGGAAACAATGTTGGTGTCGGGGATAATGATGGGTCTTATATTCAGGTTATGCGGCGCTACGGCGGTAATTACAAAACTTGCGCTATCGGGGAAAACAATGGGCCCGTTGCAACTTAATGAATACCCGGTGGAACCGGTTGGTGTAGCCACAATTAAGCCATCTGCCCAGTACGTATTTAAAAGTTCGCCATTTAAATAGGTATGGATTTTAATCATGGGTGAAGTGTCTTTTTTGTGCAATGAAAATTCATTAAGCGCATAAGGGGTATCGCCAAATAGCGGGATATTGGCATCAAGGTGGAGCAAAGTACGTTTATCGGTTACAAATTGCCGGTTTACCAAAGCCTCAATTGCAGAGTGCAGTTCTTCCTTGCCAATATTGGCCAAAAAGCCCAGCCTACCATAATTAATGCCCAGTACCGGTATGCCTGAATCTTTTACAAAGGTAACAGTGTCCAGCAAAGTGCCATCGCCGCCCAGGCTTATCATACAGTCTATACTGTCATCCATATCGGCGCTGGAGTTAAAGGTAGAGTAACTGCCTTTAATGTCAATTGCAGAATAAAACTGGTTAAAAAAATCCTGGAAAAATACAGGCTCTACATTTTGCTTTTTAAGTTCCTGCAAAAGAAGGCCAATTTCTTCCCTTTGGGTAATTTCCAAACCCCTGCTGTAAATAGCTATTCTCATATTTGTAACCGGTGCATTAGAAGCCTCCTGTTAAATGTAAAAATAAGCCCTTTTCGCCTAACTGGTTAAAGGAGTAGTCCAATCTTACGGTAACATCATAAAGCGTAATCACATCAAGGCCTACGCCGCCGGTATATAAAAGTTTATTGTTGAGCATGGCACGTGCATCCTGCTGGCTGTACACATAGCCTGCATCGCCAAATGCTTTGGCATAAAAAGAAAAAGGGATGTAAGGAACAATTTTGTTTTTTATTGGAAAGGGTATTTTAAAATCAAATATTTTTTTTCTTACTGTAAATTTTGCCATAGAGGCCACTGAGCCGTCTATCACATAATATTCAAGCCCACGCAAATTTAAATCGCCATAACCCAATGCCCGCCGGTTAATATAAGGCTGGTTAAAGGGTAATTTTATCCTGCTCCAAAGTTCCACACTGCCGTACCAGCCTTTGTTCATGTTTAAGTAACGGTTATAGGCTGCATCAATTGAAAATAAATTTACTCCTTCTTTAATACCCAATCCCCTTTTTAAAATATTTACTCCAAAGGTTTTTCCGGTTAAGGGATAATTAATGTTATTTACATTGAGGTAACTGTAATTGTAACTTAAATCAATAATGTTTTGATGCAATGAAGCATCATTAAAATAAAAAGGATTGTAATGTTTTACTACGGAATCGGCAACCTGCATATAGGTATAACCTGCCTGGTAGCGATGACGGCTAAAATATCCTTTTCTTGAACTGTAGTAGCCGTAGGCCTGAAAAGTATTTCTTACAAATTTATTTTGGTTATTGTATTGCAGTAATTTATTATTTGCTGATGTGCCGAAAGAAATTTCCCGGTTTTGGGTATAACCTGCACTAAAACCAAAGCCTTCATCCAGCTTGCTGTTACTGTATGGTGCAGAATATTGCACAGCAAAATTGCGGGCATACCCATTCAGTAATATAAAGCGTAATTGGTCCCTTCTGCCACTAAAATTATAATGTACAAAACGTAGCCCGTAAATAACCCTGCTGAGGCTATAGTTATAAATATTTGCCCATTCATTAAAGTTCCTGTCTACCAGTTGAAATTGTGGGGTAGGGTAGAGGTACCATTTTTCTCTTACAGTAACATAAATATCAATAGTTGAATTTTCTTTAAAAACTGGCTGAACCATTACTTCGGAAAACAGGTTGGTATTATAAATCAGCTGCCGTGAAAGTTCAAGGTTGATGGCAATATGTGGGGCATAGGTATATTCTCCTGCCTTAAATTTCATCTCTCGTTCAATAATATATGATTTTGTTTTTTTGTTGCCGGTAATAATAATTTTCCCCACTTTTAGTTTTGCGCTGTCTGTAGATGGTTGGGTGGATATTTCCTGCGGAGCCATAATTATTTCCTGGGCAACAACGGCTGGTGTAAAGCCAACAAGAAACAAGAGTAAGAAAAATTTCATGCAGCAACTGATGCTTTAAATATCAAGGTACTTCATTAGATGGTTATAATTGCTGTCAATTTCATTTTCAAATTTTTCACTGCCATAGCTATACAGTACATCATATTCATGCCGTTCAAATGAAGCCACCAACGGGGCAATTTCCCGGTGGTTTACATGCAGGGTTACGGTAAAAATACCGGTGCTGTGGTCGGTTTGTGTATTCAGGTGAAGGATGTGGCAATCGTTGTTTTCTACCAGCCTGCTTATTTCTGAAATGCTAAACTGCGGCCGTTCCATTTGCAAAACAATAATGCCGCCTATTTCATATGCACCGGCAAAATTCCCCATTATTTTCAAAAGGTCGCTTGTGGTAATGGCGCCAAAATATTCTCTTTGCTGGTTCACCACAGGCACAAGGCTACTGTCATGTTTCAAGCTGAACTCCACGGCATTTAAAAAATGGATATCGTTTAAAATGGCATCCTGAATAAAATATTTTTGAAGGCCATCTAGTGTGAGTTGCTCGTCTTCCTGATCCAGCAGGTCCTCTTCGCTCACAAGACCAAGAAATTTTTTTTCCAATACAACCGGCAAGTGGGTTACACGGTAATCGTTGATTAAATGTAACGACTTTCCAACCGTATCGGTAAGCTGTAGCTGGGGTATATTTTTATTAATATGGTCAATAGTTAGCATATTGCTAGTTTGTAACGAGTTTTACAAGTTAGATATTGTTTTAAAGCAAATTGCTTATTTAACAGACAAAAATTTTTGTTAAACCGTTGCAGCAGGCGTTTTTAATTTTGTAAGGAAACCTTCCAGTATTTTATTAAACTCTGCCGGAACTTCCATCATTGGTGCGTGGCCGCATTTGTCAATAAAATGCAATTCGCTATTGGGGATTAAGCGGTTAAACTCTTTGGCAACAAAAGGGGGTGTAATGGTATCGTTATTTCCCCAAATAAGGCAGGTAGGTTGTTTTATCTGGTTGAGTTCTTCTCCCAGATTGTTTCTTATGGCGCTTTTAGCCAGGGCAATTATTTTAATTACTTTTAACCGGTTATTCGTTATTTCAAAAACTTCGTTTACCAATTCATCTGTAGCTATTGCCGGGTCATAAAAGGTAAGGGCTGTTTTATTGCGGATGTATTCTTTATCTCCTCTTTTGGGATAGGTGTCGCCCATACCGCTTTCAAAAAGGCCTGAACTGCCGGTAAGGGTTAATGATTTTATCCTTTCTGGGTGTTTTAATATATGTACCAGGGCTACATGGCCGCCCAATGAGTTGCCTAATAGGTTGATTGAGGTATAATTCCTGTTTTCGATAAATTTATGTACAAATTTTTGCAGCCCTCCCACCGATGTATGTAACAAATCCAAATCGAGCAGCGGCAACATAGGCACCACAACTTTATAGGATTTATTAAAATATTCAATTAAGTGTGCAAAATTACTTAAAGCGCCAAATAAGCCATGTAGCAATAGCAAGGGTTCTCCGTTTCCTTCTTCTATATACTTAAATTTCCCGTCTTGTTTTATTTCGTAAATCATCAATCAATAATAAATAGATATGGTTTAATTTAAGCTAAAAATACTCTAATTAACCCAAAACCCCATCTTCAATTTTATTTTGCATGGGTAAATTAGTGATTTCTATGTTTCCTGCATAAAATATTATACCCCTTATCGCTTTTTTCAGGATGGGTGAAATAAAAATAAAATAGCCTGCTGTAAGTTTTTTAGCCTGCTTATTTAAACATTTATTTATATGAAAAAAGCCTTCCATTACAGAAGGCCTTTTAATTGAAATGGGGGTTTAACTATTGTTTTATAAAACGAATAACCTGTTTTTTATCTTGTTCCATTATTTCTCCTGCATACAGGCCTGCCGGCAGTTCATGCACATCCGCAGAAACCTGGCCGGAGCCATTGAGCAGGCTTACTTTTATAAACTGCCCCTGCAAATTGTAAATTTTCAATTTTGTATTGGAGAAATTAATATCGGTATTGAGGGTAAGTTCGTTCCTGGCCGGGTTTAACGGTATGATATATCCGTGCTTTCCGAAGTCAATCATTTTAATTGCTGTAAAAGTTGCTTTGCCATCAAAATCAACTTGCTTGAGTTTATAATAATTTTTTCCGGTAAAAGGCTGTACATCTACGTAGCTATAATTGCCGGAATTAGTACCAGAGCTGTTAACAAAGCCCAGCGATTGCCAGTTAAATGCATCCTGGCTGCGTAATATTTCAAAACCCTGGTTGTTTATTTCATTTGCTGTGCTCCATTTAAGTAATGTTCTGCTGCTTTGCTTACTTGCGGTAAATCCGGTAAAGTTTACAGGAAGCGGTGAAGCATTATTTCGTTTGTGTTTCAGCATCCAGTTATATACGTTTTGATCGGCAAATCCGCTATATCCATACTGGTTAAGGTTCAGGCTAAAGCCATGTGTAAGGTCGTGGCCGGAAATACCATAATAAATAATTTTCGCTGCTATAGGTGTACCGTTTACGGTGTTGGTATTGTCCACAAAATAATTGGTATTGCTTACTGGCACTACATTATCATAATTGTTATGCAATGCCAGTACGGGTAAGTCTGTTGCAGCCATATTTTGGCAAAATGTGGCATTGGGCGACCATGCACCAGCACCGGGTACAATTGCTGCAATCCTGTTTGAATAAGTTGCATTGTCACCCACATATGCCCATACAGCGCCGCCACCCAGGCTAAACCCACTTAAGTAAATGCGGTCTATATCTACTTTGTAATTTTCAATTATATAGTCAAGCATAGTGTTGATGTGCCCACACCATGGGTTGGTTGTAAATTGAGGTGTTATTACTATAAATTTAAAATCCTGACCACCTACGTTAAATGAAGTGGGCCAGGTACCACCGTTTATAAGGTTTGCAGGGCCATGGCGCAATACCGTACTTAAGTTAGTGGTGCCATTTCCCAACTCTCCAATTCCGGGAATAAATACAATAAGGGGAAATTTTTCACTTGGATTATTATTATAACCTTGTGGCAAGTATTCATAATAACCATTACTTACGGGGCAGGTGGTAACACCCGGCTTTGCCGTAAACGATTGGGCTATACTTACTAAAGAAGCCATAAGGTATCCCAGCAATAAAGTGTAGTGTTTTTTCATAGTAAATATTGGCTTTTGTTAACCAGTATAACTTGAAAATATTGGTTTTATTGTCCTGAAATGCTCGTAGTTATTGGTATTTCAGAAAAATTAATAAAGGGATAAAGTTGAACAGTAGTACCAATTTCGGTGGGGGATAGAAAGTTTACTATAAGCAACTTATAAGGCCTGTTTTTGAAAAAAATTCTGTAGTTGGGTAAAAGCCCCTTTGAACAGGGGAATTACTTCGCCTATACCATCAATTATCATTGGCGCCAATGGATATAGCCTTGAATAAGATTGTGAATTTTCTATGTACGATTGGTTGATGAGGTGCATTTGTGTGCCATAAAACAAAAAAACACTAAAAAGGATACAATATATCAATACATAAAAAACTATGCCGCCTATACGGTTTAGCCAGCCGAGCATTAAGGTTTCTACAACTGTTTGAAGCATTTTTGCCCCGATATTAATGGCAATAATTACCACAATAAACACAAGCATAAATGAAAAAAAAGGGAGCCATTTACCTAAAGAGGGGAGCTGTACCGCTAATTTTTCTGATGCCACTGCTGAAAATTTTAATGCTGCGGCAATTCCTGCAATAAATGAAATAATAGAAAATAAAGCAATGATTAAACCTTTGCGGTACCCTTTAATGATTCCTGTAAGCAGGAGCATAAAAAAAATAAGGTCTAAAAACATGCCTTTGCTTCTTTAAGGTGATAAAAGCTCTTTTACAATGCCCGAAATAGTTTTGCCATCTGCTTTGCCGGAAAGTTGTTTGGAAGCTACACCCATTACTTTACCCATATCTGCAGCAGTGCTTGCGCCGGTTTGGCTAATAATATTTATAACTGCGGTTTTTATTTCTTCTTCCGTTAATTGTTTGGGCATAAATTTTTCTATCACTTCCATCTCTTCTTTTTCTTTTTGGGCCAGGTCGTTGCGGCCTTGCCGGGTAAAAATATCCAGGCTATCTTTACGTTGCTTCATCATTTTTTGTAAAAATTTTTGTTCCGTTGCTTCATCTATTTCACCACCGGCTCCCGGTTCTGTTTTGGCTTTAATAATTTCTGCTTTTATTGCTCTAAGGCCACGTAAAACAGCATCGTTTTTTGATTTCATGGCATCTTTCATTTCTGTCATAATTTTTTGTTCTAAAGACATAGTGTAAAGGTTTTACTGTATTTAATTAGTTTGAAAAATGTTTTCTTAACCGGCAGGTTTCATAAGCGTTGCTTTAAATTTTTTATCAAAATCCCCGGCAAATTTTTTTATTTCTTCGGTTAATTCATTTTGCCCTGTGGCTTTTTGAAAAGTTTCTGCCAGGGTAAAAAACATCTGGTAAACAAAATCCCCCATTTCATCCACCATCATGTCTTTTGTCCACAAATCAATTTTAAAAGTATTTTTTTCTGTACCGTCCCAAAAGCCAAGGCACATGGCTTTGGCCCTTTGCAGTTTATCAGAACCCGTTTCACTGGCCGACCAATTGATTTGCTCGGGTAATTTTTTATCATCTAAATGAATGTCTATTTGTATAGAAGATTTTTGCATAGAAAAATTAATTGTAGTCGGCAAAGTTAAGGCAATTCAGGCACCCGGCAGGTTACTGTATGGCTTTAAATAGTATTGAGGATGCATTTTTCCAGTTATACAGCTGGGTATGTTCTATACCTTTTTGGGTAAAATTATTTTTTAGGGATTCGTTTTTATAGAGTTCAGATAATTGCTCAGCCAATCCGCTTTCTCCTTTAGCAGCATATATTGCCGCTTCTCCAAATGCAGCAAAAGTGTTGTTATTTTTATAGGTTAGCAGCGGAACGCCACATTTGAGCGCATAAAGGCCAAAGTTGCCTGTTATAATTTTTTCGGGCAGGTAAATAAATGCATAAGCCGAAGCAACTATGGCCGAGCACTCCAGGTCGCCGGGCCCATTTATTATAATTACATCTTCTTTAAAACGGTAAGTAGGCAAATTGGGAATTGCATTTAGCCCTGTTAAGTGATGTAAAAGCAGTGCCAGTTTCATTTCGGATTTATGCCATTTTTTAAAAATACTGAAGGCTTTGAGCAAATGGATAATATCCTGTTGGTTCCCGGCGGATACGTTGGCGGCAAAAAAATCCTTTTCATTGCTGTACTTTTCTTTTACGATTTGTTGTTCTATATCATTTATTGCATGGTAGCAGGAGTTGATGCCAAAAAAAGTGGTTTGTATATTTTCAATTTTTGGAAATTGAACTTTCAATTGTTGTTCTAATACCGGGTTGGCAGTTAATACCATAGCGGCTTTTTTGAGGAAATACCTGAAAAACCTTTTACGGTAATTTTTAAATGAAGCATAATTTATTTTATCGTCGGTAAACCATTCGGGCAACAGCATTATTTGTTTGATGCCTGTTTTAAAAGAAAGCACTGCGTTTTCAGAAATAAAAATGTCTGCATTGGCTTCCTTTAGCAGGCCGGGTAATTTATAATTGTACCAGTAGTGCAGCAGTATGCTGCTTTTAATTGCAGGGGAAATAATTTGTACCATACAGTTGCCGGGTAACTTTTCTTTATAACCTGTGCTGCTAAAAAAAACTATTTTTATATTGGGGTTTTGTTCAGCAATGCGCACCAGGCATTCTGCAAGATGGGCTGTGGGCGGGTAAAAAGAAAGAATGTGCGCCGCAATGGTCATAATATATTATTAGCGAAGCCTTTTTAATTTTACGGTTTCTATACGGGTATTGCTTACAC contains:
- a CDS encoding alpha/beta hydrolase, whose translation is MIYEIKQDGKFKYIEEGNGEPLLLLHGLFGALSNFAHLIEYFNKSYKVVVPMLPLLDLDLLHTSVGGLQKFVHKFIENRNYTSINLLGNSLGGHVALVHILKHPERIKSLTLTGSSGLFESGMGDTYPKRGDKEYIRNKTALTFYDPAIATDELVNEVFEITNNRLKVIKIIALAKSAIRNNLGEELNQIKQPTCLIWGNNDTITPPFVAKEFNRLIPNSELHFIDKCGHAPMMEVPAEFNKILEGFLTKLKTPAATV
- a CDS encoding response regulator transcription factor, which encodes MQGKPYSILLVEDEENLQEALKLNLELEGYLISSAYNGAEALKAVQQEHFDLIILDIMLPEIDGISVLENIRLTGNLIPVLILSAKNNSADRVLGLKKGADDYLNKPFNLEELLLRVQNLIKKSEQIAIKKPLPEIYSFGKNKIDFKALEAFGKNAKKLMLTKKEIMLLKLLIENKGEVVTREKILQAVWGYNVYPTTRTIDNFILNFRKYFEEDSRNPRYFHSVRGIGYRFTE
- a CDS encoding NAD kinase — translated: MRIAIYSRGLEITQREEIGLLLQELKKQNVEPVFFQDFFNQFYSAIDIKGSYSTFNSSADMDDSIDCMISLGGDGTLLDTVTFVKDSGIPVLGINYGRLGFLANIGKEELHSAIEALVNRQFVTDKRTLLHLDANIPLFGDTPYALNEFSLHKKDTSPMIKIHTYLNGELLNTYWADGLIVATPTGSTGYSLSCNGPIVFPDSASFVITAVAPHNLNIRPIIIPDTNIVSFEIEGRTDGFLCTLDSRKEAVPKEVQIAIKKEEFGINLIRLNENNFLQTLRNKLSWGLDKRN
- a CDS encoding GHKL domain-containing protein — encoded protein: MTAKPKKIKSIYVIYWVLLAYIIAALVWWFIALMQQNQIMVNIRKAELIKSDYNYDLKFKAIEEDRKRKVAQYVGEGSIFFLLIIAGAVFVFRAIRRQLKHSQQQQSFMMAITHELKTPIAVAKLNLETLLKHKLDENRQQRLLHNTLQEANRLNDLSNNLLFSSQIEAGGYMYHPEETDIAAITQKLVQEYMQRYPEREILASVEDNTIVNGDAILLQITINNLLENALKYSPKDKSICIMLAKKGPNALFSITDNGQGIPNNEKQNIFNRHYRLGNEATKKAKGTGLGLYLVKNIIFTHKGKIEVTDNPQGGSIFAFSIPLI
- a CDS encoding CBS domain-containing protein — protein: MLTIDHINKNIPQLQLTDTVGKSLHLINDYRVTHLPVVLEKKFLGLVSEEDLLDQEDEQLTLDGLQKYFIQDAILNDIHFLNAVEFSLKHDSSLVPVVNQQREYFGAITTSDLLKIMGNFAGAYEIGGIIVLQMERPQFSISEISRLVENNDCHILHLNTQTDHSTGIFTVTLHVNHREIAPLVASFERHEYDVLYSYGSEKFENEIDSNYNHLMKYLDI
- a CDS encoding SDR family NAD(P)-dependent oxidoreductase, translated to MNIVITGGSRGIGKAIAEKFNKAGNTLLLCSRNINLLELAASELQQKNAASIKIFAADLSQTEEVLKFANFCLEQGTPDILVNNAGLFISGKVHNEADGQLERMLNINLFSAYHLTRAVLPAMFKNRSGHIFNICSVASLQPYNEGGSYSISKYALKGFSENLRYELREKGIKVTAVYPGAVMTESWTGFDNSQNRIMEVSDIAEMIYTASKLSAQAVVENMVIRPQLGDL
- a CDS encoding CvpA family protein; the encoded protein is MFLDLIFFMLLLTGIIKGYRKGLIIALFSIISFIAGIAAALKFSAVASEKLAVQLPSLGKWLPFFSFMLVFIVVIIAINIGAKMLQTVVETLMLGWLNRIGGIVFYVLIYCILFSVFLFYGTQMHLINQSYIENSQSYSRLYPLAPMIIDGIGEVIPLFKGAFTQLQNFFQKQAL
- a CDS encoding T9SS type A sorting domain-containing protein is translated as MKKHYTLLLGYLMASLVSIAQSFTAKPGVTTCPVSNGYYEYLPQGYNNNPSEKFPLIVFIPGIGELGNGTTNLSTVLRHGPANLINGGTWPTSFNVGGQDFKFIVITPQFTTNPWCGHINTMLDYIIENYKVDIDRIYLSGFSLGGGAVWAYVGDNATYSNRIAAIVPGAGAWSPNATFCQNMAATDLPVLALHNNYDNVVPVSNTNYFVDNTNTVNGTPIAAKIIYYGISGHDLTHGFSLNLNQYGYSGFADQNVYNWMLKHKRNNASPLPVNFTGFTASKQSSRTLLKWSTANEINNQGFEILRSQDAFNWQSLGFVNSSGTNSGNYSYVDVQPFTGKNYYKLKQVDFDGKATFTAIKMIDFGKHGYIIPLNPARNELTLNTDINFSNTKLKIYNLQGQFIKVSLLNGSGQVSADVHELPAGLYAGEIMEQDKKQVIRFIKQ
- a CDS encoding protein BatD, whose product is MQFLFTKIFLSGYLIINAFFLQAQVKVSANVSPAVIYQNEYATFRVVIENSNGVQKVAPPDFKNFYLVSGPNEEFWESSLNNQPAKKYYAVSYIVQPKVSGRLAIGIAKVKVNGATYATTSKQITVLKSITPGSNAQQNYPFTQADPFQNKKPAKEEFTEFILKKGDDVSKKISRNMQLVLETSKQTCYIGEPLVATYNLYTRLKSNSRLDKSPSFNGFSVIDLQQPDDYGFARKKWEGREYNVYSIRKVQLYPLQSGKFELEPATLFNEVQFLKPEAINNPDVIYNMYNGAGVNPDDIITENITLSSKPVAIEVKPFPEKDKPPDFNGAVGEFEISAAVEKESIATDVPGKLLIAISGSGNMELITVPDVKWPKGIEAYEVKLNDKLNTLAVPVSGTKYFDIPFSIAKEGNYTLPSIHFTYFDPNTAAYKKIATQPIAISVTKGNSTKGIFVGNNATAKEKLSPLNQLFQNRPLVVTIIAAFIIGGLIFWLRKEQKSEEKIEAFKRVEQAQQRKQDEELHRLFIQKASLVQNALKQTENFLYTGNSSEFYTALNKEFKNFLSEKLAIHREEISSKKIMYTMDKKGFNNEVILQAQNLLQDIDKQVYSPLPSHEGKQELYSRTQQFIQYLNGFSSAGIIR